In Musa acuminata AAA Group cultivar baxijiao chromosome BXJ2-8, Cavendish_Baxijiao_AAA, whole genome shotgun sequence, one genomic interval encodes:
- the LOC135620047 gene encoding cytochrome P450 94B3-like has translation MPPLPLLLFCFFFVFFLILHRLVLRLSAAGTVPSCHGPKVHPVIGSLLPFYKNRHRLLDWYTEMLKASPNLTFVMWRLGARRIVVTANPENLEHMLKTNFPNYPKGKPFTDILGDFLGRGILSADGDLWHMQRKLASHEFSARSLREFVVNVLEREVGERLLPILSSACADRRVVDMQDLLRRFAFDTVCKISFGTDPGLLDPSLPESALAGAFEVASAISAKRGAAPVFVVWKAKRALGVGSERQLRAAVKLIHASIMEVIRRRKATLENGTQHKDLLSRLITGGHEEEVIRDMVISFVMAGRDTTSAALTWFFWLVSSHPEVEAELVKEAKRAKGRSDLHALKDMKTLEACLCESMRLYPPVVWDSKHAVSDDVLPDGTRIRGGDRVTYFPYGMGRMERLWGENCLDFDHRRWLSESGEVVRESPFKFPVFQAGPRICLGKEMAFLKMKYIAAAVLREFALRRVEGERQKPTLVPMLTAHMAGGLQMVVDRRK, from the coding sequence ATGCCACCCCTTCCGCTACTgctcttttgtttcttctttgtcttcttccTGATATTGCACCGATTGGTCCTGAGACTGTCGGCCGCTGGCACCGTTCCTTCGTGCCACGGTCCCAAAGTGCACCCCGTCATTGGATCGTTGCTTCCGTTCTATAAGAACAGGCACAGGCTATTGGATTGGTACACGGAGATGCTCAAGGCATCGCCGAACCTGACCTTCGTCATGTGGCGCCTCGGTGCTCGTCGGATCGTCGTCACTGCCAACCCCGAGAATCTGGAGCACATGCTCAAGACCAACTTCCCTAACTATCCCAAGGGCAAGCCCTTCACCGACATCCTCGGCGACTTCCTCGGGCGCGGCATCTTGAGCGCCGACGGCGACCTCTGGCACATGCAGCGCAAGCTCGCGAGCCACGAGTTCAGCGCCCGATCCCTGCGTGAATTCGTCGTTAATGTTCTGGAGCGCGAGGTCGGCGAGAGACTGCTACCCATCCTGTCGTCCGCGTGCGCCGACCGGCGGGTGGTCGACATGCAGGACTTGCTCCGCCGCTTCGCCTTCGACACCGTGTGCAAGATCTCGTTCGGCACAGACCCCGGCCTCCTCGACCCCTCGCTGCCCGAGTCGGCCCTCGCCGGTGCCTTCGAGGTGGCCTCGGCGATCAGCGCAAAGCGAGGGGCTGCGCCGGTCTTCGTGGTCTGGAAGGCGAAGCGCGCGCTCGGCGTCGGCTCCGAGCGTCAGCTCCGAGCCGCGGTGAAACTGATCCATGCATCCATCATGGAGGTAATTCGGAGGAGGAAGGCGACGCTGGAGAATGGCACACAGCACAAAGACCTCCTGTCGAGGCTCATCACCGGAGGCCACGAGGAAGAGGTGATCCGCGACATGGTCATCAGCTTCGTGATGGCGGGGAGGGACACGACGTCGGCGGCTCTGACATGGTTCTTCTGGCTCGTGTCAAGCCACCCCGAGGTCGAAGCAGAGCTGGTCAAAGAAGCGAAACGAGCCAAGGGACGATCGGACTTACATGCGCTCAAAGACATGAAAACGTTGGAAGCCTGCCTCTGCGAGAGCATGAGGCTGTACCCGCCGGTGGTGTGGGACTCTAAGCACGCGGTAAGCGACGACGTGCTGCCCGACGGGACGCGGATCAGGGGAGGCGATCGGGTGACGTACTTCCCCTACGGCATGGGGAGGATGGAGAGGCTCTGGGGGGAGAACTGCCTGGATTTCGATCACAGGAGGTGGTTGTCGGAGAGCGGGGAGGTGGTGCGAGAGTCGCCGTTCAAGTTCCCGGTCTTCCAAGCCGGGCCAAGGATCTGTCTGGGGAAGGAGATGGCCTTTCTCAAGATGAAGTACATTGCGGCGGCTGTGCTCCGAGAGTTCGCGCTGAGGAGGGTGGAGGGTGAGCGACAGAAGCCAACGTTGGTCCCGATGCTCACCGCGCACATGGCTGGTGGCCTACAAATGGTGGTCGACAGGAGGAAATAA